The Athene noctua chromosome 3, bAthNoc1.hap1.1, whole genome shotgun sequence genome includes a region encoding these proteins:
- the PODXL gene encoding podocalyxin isoform X4 — translation MRAPLLLPLLLLGVSSQNVTNTSLANPGENEQNVTITASNKTSGTTGPTDHLKSTSLTPTMSSASVQRTNSTDKTGTPHSISATRSVADQGTISTNNPGNTSLALTTLTGLSQQVNPSTGSRASAATPPAPTSSITPPANLGSLANTTTASPVSSPPAALTPTPSVATQGSQSLDQVTNTTASTGDPGSNLSPGSKDYAVSSTTPVTKQPDSSSSSLVQGLASSSRPGSTSPSVVPFDGSVTLITSKVSPSLPPGTIDKVSEAATTSTPGAGQESHDTESVSTKPTSVDRRPASTQPSAPAPGDQTVSSSPGHQHPNVSFQNEFFCKDEVQNNGPIMYLKEAKTCAEWRTASINISFFESFCSTGQHAFNASRETCTVTLSSPRSPSQQWAVRAVVHLPLDPEKVLEELKEKKDKLEELGIANITYDKMQRDLIINDEFSTPLIITIITLAGSLLLIAAIYGCCHQRFSQKKDQRLTEELQTMENGYHDNPTLEVMETSSEMQEKKVNLNGELGDSWIVPLDTLMKEDLEEEEDTHL, via the exons GTGTCAGCTCTCAGAATGTTACAAACACGTCTCTTGCAAACCCAGGAGAAAATGAGCAGAACGTCACAATTACAGCCAGCAACAAGACGAGTGGGACCACAGGACCTACAGATCATCTAAAATCCACATCACTCACCCCTACGATGTCCTCTGCCAGTGTTCAGAGGACCAACTCTACAGACAAAACGGGAACCCCACACTCCATCTCTGCAACACGATCTGTTGCAGATCAAGGGACCATCTCCACAAACAACCCGGGAAACACATCACTTGCCCTCACAACATTGACTGGCCTGTCTCAGCAGGTCAACCCTTCCACTGGCTCCAGAGCCTCAGCAGCCACCCCTCCAGCTCCAACTTCCAGCATCACCCCTCCAGCCAACTTAGGAAGCCTGGCAAACACCACTACTGCCAGTCCTGTGAGCAGCCCTCCAGCAGCCCTCACACCCACTCCCAGCGTGGCCACTCAGGGAAGCCAGTCTCTGGACCAGGTGACCAACACCACTGCGAGTACAGGAGACCCAGGGAGCAACCTATCCCCTGGGTCCAAGGACTATGCTGTCTCTTCTACCACACCTGTCACCAAGCAGCCTGACTCTTCTTCCAGTTCTCTAGTTCAGGGACTGGCCTCTTCCAGCAGACCTGGAAGCACCAGCCCTTCTGTTGTCCCTTTTGATGGATCCGTGACTCTCATCACTAGCAAAGTGTCTCCGTCTTTACCACCCGGCACAATCGACAAGGTCTCAGAGGCAGCCACCACATCGACTCCTGGAGCAG GCCAGGAAAGCCATGACACCGAATCTGTGTCAACCAAACCTACAAGTGTTGACCGGAGGCCTGCCAGCACCCAGCCatcagccccagccccgggggacCAGACAGTGAGCAGCAGTCCTGGACACCAGCACCCTAACGTTTCATTCCAAAACGAG TTCTTCTGCAAAGACGAGGTGCAAAATAATGGGCCCATCATGTATCTGAAAGAAGCTAAAACCTGT GCTGAGTGGAGGACTGCCAGCATCAACATCTCCTTCTTCGAGAGCTTCTGCTCCACGGGCCAGCACGCTTTCAACGCCAGCAGGGAGACGTGCACGGTGACGCTGAGCTCCCCCAGGTCCCCCTCCCAGCAGTGGGCCGTGCGGGCAGTCGTGCACC TCCCTTTGGACCCTGAAAAAGTCCTCGAGGAGCTGAAGGAGAAGAAGGACAAGTTAGAGGAG CTGGGCATCGCCAACATCACCTACGACAAAATGCAGAGGGACTTGATAATCAACGATGAGTTCAGCACACCCCTGATCATCACCATCATCACCCTGGCTGGCTCCCTGCTGCTGATCGCGGCCATCTATGGCTGCTGCCACCAGCGCTTCTCCCAAAAGAAGGACCAG CGCCTGACTGAGGAGCTGCAGACAATGGAGAACGGCTACCACGATAACCCCACGCTGGAGGTGATGGAGACCTCCTCCGAAATGCAGGAGAAGAAGGTGAACCTCAACGGTGAGCTGGGGGACAGCTGGATCGTTCCTCTTGACACCCTCATGAAGGAGGacctggaggaagaggaggacacACATTTATAG
- the PODXL gene encoding podocalyxin isoform X3, with translation MRAPLLLPLLLLGVSSQNVTNTSLANPGENEQNVTITASNKTSGTTGPTDHLKSTSLTPTMSSASVQRTNSTDKTGTPHSISATRSVADQGTISTNNPGNTSLALTTLTGLSQQVNPSTGSRASAATPPAPTSSITPPANLGSLANTTTASPVSSPPAALTPTPSVATQGSQSLDQVTNTTASTGDPGSNLSPGSKDYAVSSTTPVTKQPDSSSSSLVQGLASSSRPGSTSPSVVPFDGSVTLITSKVSPSLPPGTIDKVSEAATTSTPGAGQESHDTESVSTKPTSVDRRPASTQPSAPAPGDQTVSSSPGHQHPNVSFQNEFFCKDEVQNNGPIMYLKEAKTCAEWRTASINISFFESFCSTGQHAFNASRETCTVTLSSPRSPSQQWAVRAVVHLPLDPEKVLEELKEKKDKLEELGIANITYDKMQRDLIINDEFSTPLIITIITLAGSLLLIAAIYGCCHQRFSQKKDQQRLTEELQTMENGYHDNPTLEVMETSSEMQEKKVNLNGELGDSWIVPLDTLMKEDLEEEEDTHL, from the exons GTGTCAGCTCTCAGAATGTTACAAACACGTCTCTTGCAAACCCAGGAGAAAATGAGCAGAACGTCACAATTACAGCCAGCAACAAGACGAGTGGGACCACAGGACCTACAGATCATCTAAAATCCACATCACTCACCCCTACGATGTCCTCTGCCAGTGTTCAGAGGACCAACTCTACAGACAAAACGGGAACCCCACACTCCATCTCTGCAACACGATCTGTTGCAGATCAAGGGACCATCTCCACAAACAACCCGGGAAACACATCACTTGCCCTCACAACATTGACTGGCCTGTCTCAGCAGGTCAACCCTTCCACTGGCTCCAGAGCCTCAGCAGCCACCCCTCCAGCTCCAACTTCCAGCATCACCCCTCCAGCCAACTTAGGAAGCCTGGCAAACACCACTACTGCCAGTCCTGTGAGCAGCCCTCCAGCAGCCCTCACACCCACTCCCAGCGTGGCCACTCAGGGAAGCCAGTCTCTGGACCAGGTGACCAACACCACTGCGAGTACAGGAGACCCAGGGAGCAACCTATCCCCTGGGTCCAAGGACTATGCTGTCTCTTCTACCACACCTGTCACCAAGCAGCCTGACTCTTCTTCCAGTTCTCTAGTTCAGGGACTGGCCTCTTCCAGCAGACCTGGAAGCACCAGCCCTTCTGTTGTCCCTTTTGATGGATCCGTGACTCTCATCACTAGCAAAGTGTCTCCGTCTTTACCACCCGGCACAATCGACAAGGTCTCAGAGGCAGCCACCACATCGACTCCTGGAGCAG GCCAGGAAAGCCATGACACCGAATCTGTGTCAACCAAACCTACAAGTGTTGACCGGAGGCCTGCCAGCACCCAGCCatcagccccagccccgggggacCAGACAGTGAGCAGCAGTCCTGGACACCAGCACCCTAACGTTTCATTCCAAAACGAG TTCTTCTGCAAAGACGAGGTGCAAAATAATGGGCCCATCATGTATCTGAAAGAAGCTAAAACCTGT GCTGAGTGGAGGACTGCCAGCATCAACATCTCCTTCTTCGAGAGCTTCTGCTCCACGGGCCAGCACGCTTTCAACGCCAGCAGGGAGACGTGCACGGTGACGCTGAGCTCCCCCAGGTCCCCCTCCCAGCAGTGGGCCGTGCGGGCAGTCGTGCACC TCCCTTTGGACCCTGAAAAAGTCCTCGAGGAGCTGAAGGAGAAGAAGGACAAGTTAGAGGAG CTGGGCATCGCCAACATCACCTACGACAAAATGCAGAGGGACTTGATAATCAACGATGAGTTCAGCACACCCCTGATCATCACCATCATCACCCTGGCTGGCTCCCTGCTGCTGATCGCGGCCATCTATGGCTGCTGCCACCAGCGCTTCTCCCAAAAGAAGGACCAG CAGCGCCTGACTGAGGAGCTGCAGACAATGGAGAACGGCTACCACGATAACCCCACGCTGGAGGTGATGGAGACCTCCTCCGAAATGCAGGAGAAGAAGGTGAACCTCAACGGTGAGCTGGGGGACAGCTGGATCGTTCCTCTTGACACCCTCATGAAGGAGGacctggaggaagaggaggacacACATTTATAG
- the PODXL gene encoding podocalyxin isoform X2, translating to MRAPLLLPLLLLGVSSQNVTNTSLANPGENEQNVTITASNKTSGTTGPTDHLKSTSLTPTMSSASVQRTNSTDKTGTPHSISATRSVADQGTISTNNPGNTSLALTTLTGLSQQVNPSTGSRASAATPPAPTSSITPPANLGSLANTTTASPVSSPPAALTPTPSVATQGSQSLDQVTNTTASTGDPGSNLSPGSKDYAVSSTTPVTKQPDSSSSSLVQGLASSSRPGSTSPSVVPFDGSVTLITSKVSPSLPPGTIDKVSEAATTSTPGAGQESHDTESVSTKPTSVDRRPASTQPSAPAPGDQTVSSSPGHQHPNVSFQNEFFCKDEVQNNGPIMYLKEAKTCAEWRTASINISFFESFCSTGQHAFNASRETCTVTLSSPRSPSQQWAVRAVVHLPLDPEKVLEELKEKKDKLEELGIANITYDKMQRDLIINDEFSTPLIITIITLAGSLLLIAAIYGCCHQRFSQKKDQHIHPDLPGFDDGHVALIFNRLTEELQTMENGYHDNPTLEVMETSSEMQEKKVNLNGELGDSWIVPLDTLMKEDLEEEEDTHL from the exons GTGTCAGCTCTCAGAATGTTACAAACACGTCTCTTGCAAACCCAGGAGAAAATGAGCAGAACGTCACAATTACAGCCAGCAACAAGACGAGTGGGACCACAGGACCTACAGATCATCTAAAATCCACATCACTCACCCCTACGATGTCCTCTGCCAGTGTTCAGAGGACCAACTCTACAGACAAAACGGGAACCCCACACTCCATCTCTGCAACACGATCTGTTGCAGATCAAGGGACCATCTCCACAAACAACCCGGGAAACACATCACTTGCCCTCACAACATTGACTGGCCTGTCTCAGCAGGTCAACCCTTCCACTGGCTCCAGAGCCTCAGCAGCCACCCCTCCAGCTCCAACTTCCAGCATCACCCCTCCAGCCAACTTAGGAAGCCTGGCAAACACCACTACTGCCAGTCCTGTGAGCAGCCCTCCAGCAGCCCTCACACCCACTCCCAGCGTGGCCACTCAGGGAAGCCAGTCTCTGGACCAGGTGACCAACACCACTGCGAGTACAGGAGACCCAGGGAGCAACCTATCCCCTGGGTCCAAGGACTATGCTGTCTCTTCTACCACACCTGTCACCAAGCAGCCTGACTCTTCTTCCAGTTCTCTAGTTCAGGGACTGGCCTCTTCCAGCAGACCTGGAAGCACCAGCCCTTCTGTTGTCCCTTTTGATGGATCCGTGACTCTCATCACTAGCAAAGTGTCTCCGTCTTTACCACCCGGCACAATCGACAAGGTCTCAGAGGCAGCCACCACATCGACTCCTGGAGCAG GCCAGGAAAGCCATGACACCGAATCTGTGTCAACCAAACCTACAAGTGTTGACCGGAGGCCTGCCAGCACCCAGCCatcagccccagccccgggggacCAGACAGTGAGCAGCAGTCCTGGACACCAGCACCCTAACGTTTCATTCCAAAACGAG TTCTTCTGCAAAGACGAGGTGCAAAATAATGGGCCCATCATGTATCTGAAAGAAGCTAAAACCTGT GCTGAGTGGAGGACTGCCAGCATCAACATCTCCTTCTTCGAGAGCTTCTGCTCCACGGGCCAGCACGCTTTCAACGCCAGCAGGGAGACGTGCACGGTGACGCTGAGCTCCCCCAGGTCCCCCTCCCAGCAGTGGGCCGTGCGGGCAGTCGTGCACC TCCCTTTGGACCCTGAAAAAGTCCTCGAGGAGCTGAAGGAGAAGAAGGACAAGTTAGAGGAG CTGGGCATCGCCAACATCACCTACGACAAAATGCAGAGGGACTTGATAATCAACGATGAGTTCAGCACACCCCTGATCATCACCATCATCACCCTGGCTGGCTCCCTGCTGCTGATCGCGGCCATCTATGGCTGCTGCCACCAGCGCTTCTCCCAAAAGAAGGACCAG CACATCCACCCTGATCTCCCCGGGTTTGATGATGGACATGTGGCCCTGATCTTTAAT CGCCTGACTGAGGAGCTGCAGACAATGGAGAACGGCTACCACGATAACCCCACGCTGGAGGTGATGGAGACCTCCTCCGAAATGCAGGAGAAGAAGGTGAACCTCAACGGTGAGCTGGGGGACAGCTGGATCGTTCCTCTTGACACCCTCATGAAGGAGGacctggaggaagaggaggacacACATTTATAG
- the PODXL gene encoding podocalyxin isoform X1, with protein MRAPLLLPLLLLGVSSQNVTNTSLANPGENEQNVTITASNKTSGTTGPTDHLKSTSLTPTMSSASVQRTNSTDKTGTPHSISATRSVADQGTISTNNPGNTSLALTTLTGLSQQVNPSTGSRASAATPPAPTSSITPPANLGSLANTTTASPVSSPPAALTPTPSVATQGSQSLDQVTNTTASTGDPGSNLSPGSKDYAVSSTTPVTKQPDSSSSSLVQGLASSSRPGSTSPSVVPFDGSVTLITSKVSPSLPPGTIDKVSEAATTSTPGAGQESHDTESVSTKPTSVDRRPASTQPSAPAPGDQTVSSSPGHQHPNVSFQNEFFCKDEVQNNGPIMYLKEAKTCAEWRTASINISFFESFCSTGQHAFNASRETCTVTLSSPRSPSQQWAVRAVVHLPLDPEKVLEELKEKKDKLEELGIANITYDKMQRDLIINDEFSTPLIITIITLAGSLLLIAAIYGCCHQRFSQKKDQHIHPDLPGFDDGHVALIFNQRLTEELQTMENGYHDNPTLEVMETSSEMQEKKVNLNGELGDSWIVPLDTLMKEDLEEEEDTHL; from the exons GTGTCAGCTCTCAGAATGTTACAAACACGTCTCTTGCAAACCCAGGAGAAAATGAGCAGAACGTCACAATTACAGCCAGCAACAAGACGAGTGGGACCACAGGACCTACAGATCATCTAAAATCCACATCACTCACCCCTACGATGTCCTCTGCCAGTGTTCAGAGGACCAACTCTACAGACAAAACGGGAACCCCACACTCCATCTCTGCAACACGATCTGTTGCAGATCAAGGGACCATCTCCACAAACAACCCGGGAAACACATCACTTGCCCTCACAACATTGACTGGCCTGTCTCAGCAGGTCAACCCTTCCACTGGCTCCAGAGCCTCAGCAGCCACCCCTCCAGCTCCAACTTCCAGCATCACCCCTCCAGCCAACTTAGGAAGCCTGGCAAACACCACTACTGCCAGTCCTGTGAGCAGCCCTCCAGCAGCCCTCACACCCACTCCCAGCGTGGCCACTCAGGGAAGCCAGTCTCTGGACCAGGTGACCAACACCACTGCGAGTACAGGAGACCCAGGGAGCAACCTATCCCCTGGGTCCAAGGACTATGCTGTCTCTTCTACCACACCTGTCACCAAGCAGCCTGACTCTTCTTCCAGTTCTCTAGTTCAGGGACTGGCCTCTTCCAGCAGACCTGGAAGCACCAGCCCTTCTGTTGTCCCTTTTGATGGATCCGTGACTCTCATCACTAGCAAAGTGTCTCCGTCTTTACCACCCGGCACAATCGACAAGGTCTCAGAGGCAGCCACCACATCGACTCCTGGAGCAG GCCAGGAAAGCCATGACACCGAATCTGTGTCAACCAAACCTACAAGTGTTGACCGGAGGCCTGCCAGCACCCAGCCatcagccccagccccgggggacCAGACAGTGAGCAGCAGTCCTGGACACCAGCACCCTAACGTTTCATTCCAAAACGAG TTCTTCTGCAAAGACGAGGTGCAAAATAATGGGCCCATCATGTATCTGAAAGAAGCTAAAACCTGT GCTGAGTGGAGGACTGCCAGCATCAACATCTCCTTCTTCGAGAGCTTCTGCTCCACGGGCCAGCACGCTTTCAACGCCAGCAGGGAGACGTGCACGGTGACGCTGAGCTCCCCCAGGTCCCCCTCCCAGCAGTGGGCCGTGCGGGCAGTCGTGCACC TCCCTTTGGACCCTGAAAAAGTCCTCGAGGAGCTGAAGGAGAAGAAGGACAAGTTAGAGGAG CTGGGCATCGCCAACATCACCTACGACAAAATGCAGAGGGACTTGATAATCAACGATGAGTTCAGCACACCCCTGATCATCACCATCATCACCCTGGCTGGCTCCCTGCTGCTGATCGCGGCCATCTATGGCTGCTGCCACCAGCGCTTCTCCCAAAAGAAGGACCAG CACATCCACCCTGATCTCCCCGGGTTTGATGATGGACATGTGGCCCTGATCTTTAAT CAGCGCCTGACTGAGGAGCTGCAGACAATGGAGAACGGCTACCACGATAACCCCACGCTGGAGGTGATGGAGACCTCCTCCGAAATGCAGGAGAAGAAGGTGAACCTCAACGGTGAGCTGGGGGACAGCTGGATCGTTCCTCTTGACACCCTCATGAAGGAGGacctggaggaagaggaggacacACATTTATAG